TCCGCTGCCGTCGTCGGCGCCGGATTCATGGGTACCGGCATTGCGCACTGTCTGGCGCGCGCAGGCATTCCCGTCAAGCTGTTCGATGAAAAGCCCGACGCCGCGGCGCGCGCGGCCGCCGCGTTGTCGGCGCAGGCTGAGACCGGTGGCAACGTCGAAGCTGTCGAGCGCCTGGAGGACCTTGCCAGCGCCGATCTGGTGATCGAAGCCATCGTCGAACAACTGGACGCCAAATCCGAGCTCTTCGCCCGCCTTGATCGGACGGTGAAGGCCGGCGCCATTCTTGCGACCAACACGTCCACATTGGATGTGGATGCGATCGCTGCGGCAACCGAACGGCCCGCCGATGTGCTGGGCCTGCACTTCTTTGGCCCGGCACCCGTGATGCGCCTGCTCGAGATCGTACGTGGCGCACGTACTTCGCCTCAGGTGCTTGCTACCGCACTGGAGCTGGCCCGGCGGATGCGTAAGGTCGCTATCGTGTCGCGTGTGTCCCCGGGCTTCATCGGCAACCGCATCTTCGACGTGCTGGTGACACAGGCCCTTGCGCTAGCAGCCGAGGGCGTGCGGCCAGCCGACGTCGATGCCGCTCTCGAGGCAGAGGGGTGGCGGATGGGCCCTTTCCGCACGATGGACCTGATTGGTCACGATGTGCTCACGAGGGCCCGCGCCCACCGCCCCCCCACGGCGGGCGAGGCGATCCAGGATCGCCTCGTGATCGAAGGACGTCTGGGCCAGAAGACCGGCAAAGGTTGGTATCGCTACTCGGCGGACGGGCGCCGCGCGATGCCCGATCCTGCCATCGATACGTTGTTGCCGTCAGAGATCGCGAAGAAGCCGTCTGCTTCAGCCATCGCGCAGCGCTGCCTTTTTGCGATGGTCAATGAGGGTGCGCGGGTGCTGAAGGAGGGGGTGGCGCAGAGGGCCTCGGACATCGACGTGGCCTTTCTCCTTGGCTATGGGTTTTCGCGCCTGCTCGGCGGTCCCATGTTTGCCGCCACCGAACTGGGGCTGGGCCGCGCGTGCCAGCAACTCGAAGCGCTAGCCAGCGAGACTGGCGACGACCGCTTCCTGCCTGCGCCCCTGCTTCAACAGTGCGCGCAGGATGACGGACGTTGGCATGCCTAATCAGTCTTTTGCGTGCCGTAGAACTCAATGCTGAACGACCACCCACTATGAAGAATGCCCTCATTGTCTCGACCGCTCGCACGCCATTCGCCAAGTCCTGGCGGGGCGCCTTCAATATGACTCACGGAGCCACGATGGGCGGACACGTCATCCGCGCCGCAGTGGCCCGGGCCGGCGTCGAGCCCGATCGCATCGAGGACGTGATGCTCGGCTGCGCCAATCCGGAAGGCGCCAACGGCGGCAATATCGCGCGTCAGAGCGCTCTACGGGCCGGGCTGCCGGTAACGGTGTCGGGAGTAACCGTCAATCGATTTTGCTCCAGCGGCCTGCAGGCCATTGCGCTCGCGGCGCAACGCATTCAGACCGGTGAGTGCGAAGTGCTGGTGGCTGGCGGCTCGGAATCGATCTCGTGCGTGCAGAACGAGATGAACCAGCACATGGCGCAGGAGACGTGGCTCGCTCGCGAGCGGCCGACGTTGTACTGGCCGATGCTTAGGACCGCAGAAGTACTGGCTTCGCGCTACGGCGTGACGCGAGAGCAGCAGGATATTCTGGGACTGTCCAGCCAGCAGCGTGCGGCTGCAGCACAGGAGGCAGGACGCTTTGACGACGAGATCGAACCCATTGAGGTGCTAACCGCGCGCGCCGATCGCAATGGCGATCTGCGAACTGAGGCTGTCCTCGTCGGTGCCGATGAGGGCATCCGCGCTGACACGTCGCTCGAAGGCCTCGCCACGATACGCACCGCCATGCAGGGCGGCTCCGTCACGGGCGGTAATGCCAGCCAGATTTCCGATGGCGCCTCGGCGTGCGTGCTAATGGAGGAAAGCCTGGCAAGTCGTTGCGGAGCGACACCGTTGGGTCGCTTCCACGGCTTCGCGGTGGCTGGTTGCGAGCCCGACGAGATGGGTCTGGGACCAATCTACGCCGTGCCGAAGCTGTTGCAGCGCCATGGGCTCAATGTCGAAGACATTGATTTGTGGGAGCTGAACGAAGCCTTCGCCGTACAGGTTCTTCTGTGTCGTGACCGTCTCCGCATCGCCGATGAGAGGCTGAATGTCAACGGCGGTGCGATCGCGCTTGGTCATCCATATGGCGCCACGGGCGGACGGGTCGTTGGGCATCTGCTGCTCGAGGGGCGACGACGCGGCGCACGGTGGGTGGTCGCGACGATGTGCATCGGCGGCGGTCAAGGTGCCGCGGCTCTGCTCGAGGTGTTGTAGTCGGAGGGGCGGTGCGACCGGCAGCAGGGACATGCGCCTCGGCCATGTTGCACAGCCGACCCTGCGACGATGCGCCCGCCATTGACTAGGACCTACGCTGATCGCGCGCCCCCGAGCCTTTGCTGGAGCCTCTCGCACTGTTCGAGCAGTAGTGTCTCCAGTTGAGGCCGGAGAGCGGCAAAACGCTGCGTCGGGACCGGGACGGAAATTGCAGCCAGCTCATTGTTGGGCAATCGCAGTGGAACAGCCAATGCGCATACGCCATCACCGTTTTCTTCCAGGTCGCTGCTCAGTCCTGTGACCCGGATCTCGGCGAGCGCATCCTCGAGTTGAGGCCACTCAGTGATGGTTTTGGACGTAAGTCTTGTCAAGTGCAAAGTCGGCTTCAGTCGGGCTAGGTCGTCTTCGCTCATACAGGCGAGCATGGCCTTCCCCGGAGCATTCGAGTGCAGGGGAAAAGAAATGCCTATCTCGGACTCAGCTCTTAGTCGATGAACACCGCGCACCTGGTCGACAAAGACAACCTTATCGCCGTCGAGTAGCGATAGATCAACGGTCTCTCCGCATTCCCTCGCAATTTGCTGAAGCGTGGGACGCGCCAGGTCGACGATGACGAAACGGGCAGCAGCAGCCAACGGCAATAGCGCTGGTCCTAGACGAACGCCTCGTGAGAGCGATGCTGCGATGACGAGGTTCTCTGCATGCAGTGCATCAACGATACGCTGGACAGTCGACCGCGGCAGTGAAAGCAGCTTCGCAAGTTCGCCAAGGGACAATCCATCGGGGTGCTCTTTCAACGCCCGGAGCACCGATGCTGCACGTGCGATCACCTGAACGCCCGAGCGGTCATTAGACGGAACGTCGGTCCCGTTTTGTCGCAGTTCGTCTGAAGGAGACGTGCTCACTTTGATCCTTTGATTAAGTAGTTGTCGGCAGTTTGCCAGAGGGGCTGCGGCGTGGCGCAACCCTTATCAAATCCATACACAGCCAAATCGGTCACTCACGTCCGTTGGGGTTCGACCTGATGTGCGTCATTGTCGTGACCCACTACCATTTCTTCGACCACAATATAGTGCATGTGTACCATATATCGGTACAGATTTCAAGGGGAGCGATTGTCCTCTGAGCTGGGAGCTTCCTCAAGGGAGATGCTTCGATGGACCGTCCCGCCGATGCCCAACACTTGACCGAAAAGATTCTGGCCTGCGTACTGGACTGGGCCCGCACAGCGATCGCGTTGCGCGCGCAAGGCGAAACTTTGTTCGTTTTTCAAGATAACGACAGGTGCGAGGAATGCCTTGCCGCCAAGGGCTTGAGTAAGCGAACCGACCACGGTCGCGACGGCTTGTTATCCGGAGATTGATCTTTGGTTCAGTGTCCTATTACCAACGACCAGTGGCACGCGATCCGGCATCTGGTTGAGAGAAAAAGAGTGGGTCGTGGTGGACGTCCGTCGTGCGACCCACGCATTGTCTTCAATGCGATCATTTGGGCCATTGCCAATGATGAGAAGTGGCGTCGGCTGCCAGCTGAGTTCGGGCCATCGCAGACAGCATATAGGCGGTGGGTCCAATTGAAACGCAGCGGACGGATGGACAAAATCTTCGAGATTCTCGCCGCGTCGAATACGCCTGCCGGAGGTGACGCGGTGTAGCGAACGGGATCTATCTAGGTAGCCATAGATACATCCAGAAAACGCTCAATCTGTGCGATCGAATCGGCAGCAAGACTGGGTTTGATGTCGCGTTGTGTCACGATGTGTACGAGCGCTTGAAGCCGGTCGGAGCTATCCGGTTTGCGTGTGAATCCGAGCCTTACGAACCATTCTTTCTCGAAGACGAGATCCCGCTCGAAGAAGGGGTTCGGAGGCGGCACTTGCATGAAAGGAGCGCGACGACGCATTTGTGCGCCGGACAGCAGCATGGTGATCCGCTCATACTCCGACGCAAGTTTGCATATTTGGTGCGCGCAGCCTAGGCTAACTGTCGAAGCCACCAGGCAGGTTGTCTGCGGCAGTATGAACCCAAGTTCGACTTCGGACGGAGGGGGGCGAAATGGATATAGACAGGCGCGAAGCCCAAAGGATGCTGGCAGCTCAGCTAGGACATGCGAGCCAGGTGATGGCGGACCACTTCTATGTTTCGCCGCGGGTGCGAGACCTGCAGGCCGCGCAGATCAGAGCGTTCATGGTGACAGCGGGGACATGCCCTCTCGACGCCGGTGGACGGACATGCGACCTCCAGCCTTGTTTGTCAGCACCGATGTTGCTGCCCGTGAAGCCACCAGTCTTGAATCCCGTCCAATATGAGGGGTCTCGGCTCCGGACGTCGATTGCTCGCGGGCTCCTCCGCAGTTGGAGTGATCTCGACCGCTCGGAAGCATTGGCGGGTCACCTGGCCGCGCTAGAAGAGCAACTGCGGTAGCCGCGCGCAGCGCTACCAGTTCAGTTTTCCACGACTGCTTGACTCCAGCGGTTCTCGGCGCATGATGGCATCATGCCCCGCGATGTGTGCCTCGACGATGACGGTGGGGTGCGCCTTGCTTAGCGGGTACCCCTTCCCTCGCCGATTACACGCTGACATTCGACTATTCAACTCTATAGTGCGCGGATCTGTTGGCGATAGGTTTCAACACGTCGGCGTGACTTCCATGATGCCAGCCTGCACCAGATCGGTATCGATTGAGTTCATCGTCCCTGACAGCGTACCCAGCAGCCGCACGGCAAAGGCGCGGACTTGACTCGGATCTCGTCAGGCGCTGTTTTGCTACGCTTGGCTCTACTGTTTCCGGCCCATTCTTTATACCTGTCGTCGTCGACTAAATATGGTTTCGCGTACAACGGTCACTCTTCACTAACTCCTTCCGTTCTTTTTCCTCCGTATCAGGTTGAAAATCTAGTCAGGTGGTTGCACGACGGTCATTAATCAGCAGCCACCATTGACTCGCATTCCGCGGCACTACGCGGCATCGGCAAACGGGCGATGGCCCGATTCAATGTCTCCGTCGTCCGGCTGGTTTGGACAGTCGCTCGCAGAGTTCCGTCACAACACCGGTTACCCAGGCAAGGTCCTCTTCACCAAGCCTTGCCAAATGTTCATTCAGGGTAGTTGCGGCATCAAGAGCCCTCGGAGAACTTGGTCCTATCAGCTTCGTGAGGGGAACCGCGTAGAGATTTGCGAGGGCAATCAGACGAGGCAGCGTTGGCCAGTTGGCGCCTCGCTCAAATCGACTAATGGTCTCCGAAAACACGCCCAATTCGGCGGCGACCTGCTCCTGCGTCAGGCCAGCTTCGGTCCTGGCCGAGGCCAATGCGCGACCCAGTCTACGGGCAAACTTTTCTTCTTCGATCGTTGCCACCGGGGCATCACCTCATGTTGGGACTCGACACGAATCGTCTACTTAGGCGTTGCTTCTGGTAACATCACAAAATGTTGATTGGCAACATCTGATGTTGAAATTGCCTGCATAACGGTGTTTGGGCGCGGGCCGATTTCAGGCGGGGTGCAGACACCCTCGCAGCAAGCGGTCCTGTGTCGGATCCAACTCTGTGGTCCAGTCGAAGTTTGGTCGTGCCGTCCCGGGTGCGCTCAACTGATTCCTACGCAATGGCTTGCGTGGGCGCGCTGGCGAGTGGATAAGCCGGGATGAGTTTCGCGGCTCGTCTGTCTGTGGGTTCGTTACCGTCGAGGTTTGCCGCGAAGAGCACAGGTTGGCGAGTAGTCCGTTAGTTCTGAAAGCGTTTGAGGTAGCTGGCTGTATGTTTGTGACAAGTGAAAAGAACCGTTTGGCGCCGTGGGAAATGCTCCTGCCCCACGCCGAGGGTGCCTCCGTGTGGGCGGCAATCGAGCAGCTGAGTCCGCGGGACGTGCTGATGCTGCGGGTGTCGCCGGCCCGCTCGCGGGTCGTCCCGAGCATCATCATGCTCGACCTGTTCGCCACGGCGCCGTACCTCGAGCAGTTCGTCGGCGGGGAGGTCGTGCTGCGCGGCGCCGCCGTGCTGAGTACGCGACGGGCGAGGGAGGTTGACCAGTGGACACTCGATCCACTGGGCGAGATCCGGGTGGGGGGCACCGAGGCCGAACAGTACAGCGGGGGCGAGCGGCTGGTGACGGTGACCCGCTACACGACGACGGCCGGGCGCACCTTCTCCGTGCCGGTTTCGCTGGCAGAGCGCCCGGCGCGCGGCCGGCGGCTCTGGCGGGCGAAGAAGCGAGCCGCACCGGCCGACTGCTGAGTCTGACTGGCCGTGGACGCGTATCCGCACCTGGTGCCGGGCAGGGCCATCCCGGAGACGGACAGTCTGCCGCGCTGGCGGGGCGGCCTCGTGCTGTATCTGGATTTCGACGGGGTGCTGCATCCGGAGGAGGTGTGGCGCCGTCCGGGCACCGGGCCGTATGTCGCGAGTCCGCCAGGGCATGAGGTGTTTGAACACGCGGCGCTGCTCGCGCGCTGTCTCGAGGCGTATCCCGCGCTGCGCATCGTGCTGTCCACGAACTGGGTCCTGGTGTTCGGCAGCGTCCGCAAGGTCGCGCGCCGTCTGCCGCCGGACCTGCGCCGCCGCGTGGTCGGCGCGACCTTCCACGGCCGGATGGATCCGGAGTGGTTCCGGTCCGTGCCGCGTGGCGTGCAGGTCTGGGGCGACGTGTGCCGGCGTCAGCCCGAGGCGTGGCTCGCGCTCGACGATGATGACGCAGGCTGGCCGGCGGTGTGCCGGAGCCATCTGGTGCGCACCGATCCGGTGCTGGGCCTCAGCGCGCCGGCGGTGCTGGCGGACCTGCAGGCGCGGCTCGCCGCGCTGCACCGGTCGGAAGAGGACTCGCCGTGATAATCCGCCTTATCACGGCGGGCGGGCGATCGCCGCCGACGGGTGGCACAGGAAAAGGACATGGGAAAACACCGGACACTGGCGGCGCTGCCGCCCGACGATACACCGTGCGGGCGGTCCGGGCCGGTTCAATCAAGCAGGAGTGAACAGATGCTGGATGTCGAACGGACCAGTCATGGCGATGGACCGGTGCGTCCCGGTCACGCGAACAGGCGCGCGCGGCCATGACCGATCCCCGCTTTCACGGCGCGCTGGTGTACCCCATCCCGACCGTGGCTGCTCCCAGCTGGGACAACCGCTACTTCATCGACACCGAGTTCACCGATTTCCAGCACTGCGAGCTGATCAGTCTCGCTGTCGTCGGCGAGAACGGGAACGAGTTCTACGGCGAGCGCACCGACTTCGATCTGACACTGTGCAGCGACTTTGTCCGTGCCGTGGTCCTGCCGCAACTCGGCCAGTTCGAGGGGCGCGCGATGCCGTTCGCCGGGCTGCGCGAGGCATTGCGCGAATGGCTCGCGGGCATCCCGGGCGATGGGGCGCCGGTGCTCTGTTATGACTACGGGACGGACCTGAACCTGTTCCGGTTCCTGCTGGACGGTCCGCTGCCGCGCGGCTGGCGGCTCAGGAACATCGCGCCCATCTGCGATCGGGCGAAGAGTGCCGCCTACTACGCGCGTCATGGCGGCGAGCACCATGCACTGAATGACGCGCGGGCCAGTGCGTATGCCTGTACCGGCTGAACACGGGATGTGGCTGCGTCGCATCCACGGGTGCGCGATGGGCGGTGGCGTGTGGTTATCGAGGCTGATACGCCCGGAACCGCCATCCCTCATGTGGCCGCATGTCTGGCCACCGGGGTCCCGACGCACCTGCCGGCAGTAGAGAGGAATTTTTCAATGTTAGTGACAAGTAGAGGGTGGGCCGATTCCACCCGACGGCCTCTGGCGGAGCCATATCAGGCATGGCGGTATGTTGCCTGGACCGGCGGGACTGTGAACTTCTGGGTGATCCGGTCGGACACCGACGCGCCCGATGCGCCGGACGGCTGGCTGGTAGCCGGCCCCCAGGCCCTGCGCGACGTCGCCGACGAATTCGGACCCGGCACCCTTGCCGTCTACGTGCTTGACCGCGTCGGGATGGAGACCGCCCGGCTGTGCCGGGTCACGGGGCTGTGGCGGGAAGTCGGTCAGCCGGATGACGCGTCGTGCTTCTGGTACGCCAACGACACCGGTGAACTCAAGCCCTGCACGCCTTCCCAGCTGCTGCCGCGTTCGAGGCTGGAACTGGCCGTGAGGCTGGTCCCGGAGCCACAGGCCCGTGCTGCCTGTGCCTGAGTCTCAGGCTGGCGGACGCCCCGCAGGCATGCAGCGGGTGTGCCGGCAGGGCCGTCATCCTAACTATCAAGGGATTCCTGAATGCGTCTGCAGATCGCGTCCGACCTGCATCTCGAAATGCTGCAGCGGAGTTTTCCCGGCTATAACCCGGTCGCGCCGTCCCGTGCGGACGTGCTGGTCCTCGCGGGTGACATCGCATCGGGCGCGACTGCGGTCGACCTGTTCGGGCACTGGCCGGTGCCGGTCATCTACGTGCACGGCAATCACGAAGCGTATGGCATGGAGTACGGTGCACTGGCCGGTAACATCCGCACGCGCGCGGCCGGCACGGCGGTCCGGTACCTCGAGCGCGATGTGTTTATCCTGGGCAACGTGCGGTTCCTGGGGTGCTGCCTGTGGACAGACTATGGGCTCAACGGCACCCGCGAGGAGAGCATGAAGCTGGCCGGTCGCGTGATGCATGACCATAGTGCGATCCGCACCACGGAAGGGGGAAGGTTCCGGCCGGAGCACGCGCTGGCCGAACATGAGAAGGCGCTGGCCTGGCTGCAGGAACAGCTGGCACTACCCTTCGAAGGCCGGACGGTCGTGGTGAGTCATCACGGTGTGGCGCCTCCGTCGGTACACCCGCGCTACCTGGACGACCCGGGCAACGCAGCGTTTGTGAGTGATCTGCGACCTCTGCTCGGATCGGCCGATCTGTGGGTTCATGGCCATGTGCATGATTCGTTCGATTACCGCGTTGGCAGTTCGCGCGTGATTGCCAATCCGCGTGGCTATGCACTGAATCGGTTGGGCGCGGGGGCACCCGGCGACCTGCGCTGGGAAAACCCGGCGTTCGATCCGGCGCTGGTGATTGAGATCTGATCCGCCGCGCAGCTGGAATGCGCACGCCTGACTGATCAGGCAAAGTGCCCTTCGTCGTTCTGCACCCGCGCTTCCTCGACCAGCTGGGGCGCCGTGTAGTCCGGTCCCGAGGCGGGGCTCGGCGACCTGCCTGCGTGGCACGCCAGTCGCAACCAACCGGAGAGATATCATGATCGGGATTGAAATACTGGCCGGAGAAGCGGCGAGGCTCCATGCAGCTCTGGATTACGCAGGCCGTCGGGCGATGGAAGCGCTCCGCGTGGCCGATCCGGCAATAGTCAATAGGCTCATTCAGACGTTCGGAAAGGAAGAGGGAGCGGCCGCCTGGCTTGTCAGCCGCACCGCCGATCTCGACGGACGGAGCGCGCTCGAGCTGCTGGCGCAGGGCCAGCGCGAGGAGGTCATGCTCAGCCTGCATCACCTGCGTTATGGCCGGTGCTCATGAGGCGCGGACGAGACCCGTACCCGGTAACAGGTGGCAGGTTGCGGATGCGGATGCGGATGCGGACATCGGTGGCGGCATCGCTTTCACCGTCCACTGGTGAGATCAACGTTGCGTTCGCAACGGAGAGTGAGTCCCATGACATCGATGTGCCGCTGTTCCAGCAGTCGCCAGACCACCGCGCTGGGGCGGCCAGGTGTCTCACCGGTGGGCGGGAACCATGAGCACCAAATCATCGGTCCGTTATCAGGAGAAGGAAGGCGAACTGCCCGCATGGCACCTTTACAGGGAAGCGTTCGAGACCGAGGACGTCGTCTATCTGGAGATCGAGGGCATCCAGGTCGATGTGACGATGATTGGCAGTATGGTTGCAGCCCCGAACACGGTGTTGCTGCGCCTGCCGACCGCGACGGCCAGGCAACTGGGCCTGCTGGCGCCCGTGTTGAAAAGGGAGTAGGTCTTGGGCATTCAGGAAGGCCGGATCACATCCGCAACGGTGGGTTCGAAGGGGAGGATCACGATCCCGGCGCCCGTACGAATCCGCCTCGGATTGCTGGCGGGCGACAGGATCGCATTTCTTCTCAGTGAGGAAACGGGCCGGTATGAGGTCGTGCCGGTCACGTGCCCGGTGGCCGGGCTCAGGGGGATCGTCTGCAAACCGGCCAGGCCGGTATCGATTGAGGACATGAATGCGGCGATTGCCGGGCAGGGTGCCTGGGGCGAACGCCGGCGTTCCCTGATACGCGCGCGTGCGGCGTCGGTTCCGCGCAGGAAAGCGCGCCCATGACCCTGAGCGTGGCGACTGGGCGCGCGCTCTATTTCCTCGATACGGGGTTCAGGTCGTTCGAGGCCTGCGAGCTCATCAGCCGTGCAATCGTCGGGGAGCGTGAATGCGAGTTCTACGGCGAATGCGCGGACTTCGAGCGTGCGCGGGGTAGCAAATTCGTCCGCGAAATGGTCCTG
This is a stretch of genomic DNA from Paraburkholderia sp. HP33-1. It encodes these proteins:
- a CDS encoding acetyl-CoA C-acyltransferase — encoded protein: MKNALIVSTARTPFAKSWRGAFNMTHGATMGGHVIRAAVARAGVEPDRIEDVMLGCANPEGANGGNIARQSALRAGLPVTVSGVTVNRFCSSGLQAIALAAQRIQTGECEVLVAGGSESISCVQNEMNQHMAQETWLARERPTLYWPMLRTAEVLASRYGVTREQQDILGLSSQQRAAAAQEAGRFDDEIEPIEVLTARADRNGDLRTEAVLVGADEGIRADTSLEGLATIRTAMQGGSVTGGNASQISDGASACVLMEESLASRCGATPLGRFHGFAVAGCEPDEMGLGPIYAVPKLLQRHGLNVEDIDLWELNEAFAVQVLLCRDRLRIADERLNVNGGAIALGHPYGATGGRVVGHLLLEGRRRGARWVVATMCIGGGQGAAALLEVL
- a CDS encoding antitoxin Xre/MbcA/ParS toxin-binding domain-containing protein, with the translated sequence MIGIEILAGEAARLHAALDYAGRRAMEALRVADPAIVNRLIQTFGKEEGAAAWLVSRTADLDGRSALELLAQGQREEVMLSLHHLRYGRCS
- a CDS encoding metallophosphoesterase codes for the protein MRLQIASDLHLEMLQRSFPGYNPVAPSRADVLVLAGDIASGATAVDLFGHWPVPVIYVHGNHEAYGMEYGALAGNIRTRAAGTAVRYLERDVFILGNVRFLGCCLWTDYGLNGTREESMKLAGRVMHDHSAIRTTEGGRFRPEHALAEHEKALAWLQEQLALPFEGRTVVVSHHGVAPPSVHPRYLDDPGNAAFVSDLRPLLGSADLWVHGHVHDSFDYRVGSSRVIANPRGYALNRLGAGAPGDLRWENPAFDPALVIEI
- a CDS encoding HAD domain-containing protein, with protein sequence MDAYPHLVPGRAIPETDSLPRWRGGLVLYLDFDGVLHPEEVWRRPGTGPYVASPPGHEVFEHAALLARCLEAYPALRIVLSTNWVLVFGSVRKVARRLPPDLRRRVVGATFHGRMDPEWFRSVPRGVQVWGDVCRRQPEAWLALDDDDAGWPAVCRSHLVRTDPVLGLSAPAVLADLQARLAALHRSEEDSP
- a CDS encoding AbrB/MazE/SpoVT family DNA-binding domain-containing protein, with translation MTSATVGSKGRITIPAPVRIRLGLLAGDRIAFLLSEETGRYEVVPVTCPVAGLRGIVCKPARPVSIEDMNAAIAGQGAWGERRRSLIRARAASVPRRKARP
- a CDS encoding 3-hydroxyacyl-CoA dehydrogenase NAD-binding domain-containing protein, with amino-acid sequence MSVSEHLDGGILVLTLSHPPVNAIATPLRAALWRGLQRAETDDAIRGVVIHGAGGLFSAGADLQEFTEGRAFDTPSFHGDVLPYIAAMRKPVVAALEGRAIGGGFELALWCHARVAAADCLLGLPETTLGLMPGAGGTQLLPRAIGLERATSLIVSGRLERAATFDGTALLDGLVPASELISAAHSLASSLASGAVTRLHLSERVVSHPQPDAFLQFARSQARVRRDFVPSMLLAIDAIEMSLACSAIEGMAREFEMFRPLVGSPAARAIRHAFFAERRAPRIEDLPAGTSPRAVLSAAVVGAGFMGTGIAHCLARAGIPVKLFDEKPDAAARAAAALSAQAETGGNVEAVERLEDLASADLVIEAIVEQLDAKSELFARLDRTVKAGAILATNTSTLDVDAIAAATERPADVLGLHFFGPAPVMRLLEIVRGARTSPQVLATALELARRMRKVAIVSRVSPGFIGNRIFDVLVTQALALAAEGVRPADVDAALEAEGWRMGPFRTMDLIGHDVLTRARAHRPPTAGEAIQDRLVIEGRLGQKTGKGWYRYSADGRRAMPDPAIDTLLPSEIAKKPSASAIAQRCLFAMVNEGARVLKEGVAQRASDIDVAFLLGYGFSRLLGGPMFAATELGLGRACQQLEALASETGDDRFLPAPLLQQCAQDDGRWHA
- a CDS encoding 3'-5' exoribonuclease; amino-acid sequence: MTDPRFHGALVYPIPTVAAPSWDNRYFIDTEFTDFQHCELISLAVVGENGNEFYGERTDFDLTLCSDFVRAVVLPQLGQFEGRAMPFAGLREALREWLAGIPGDGAPVLCYDYGTDLNLFRFLLDGPLPRGWRLRNIAPICDRAKSAAYYARHGGEHHALNDARASAYACTG
- a CDS encoding transposase, whose translation is MVQCPITNDQWHAIRHLVERKRVGRGGRPSCDPRIVFNAIIWAIANDEKWRRLPAEFGPSQTAYRRWVQLKRSGRMDKIFEILAASNTPAGGDAV
- a CDS encoding helix-turn-helix domain-containing protein, which encodes MATIEEEKFARRLGRALASARTEAGLTQEQVAAELGVFSETISRFERGANWPTLPRLIALANLYAVPLTKLIGPSSPRALDAATTLNEHLARLGEEDLAWVTGVVTELCERLSKPAGRRRH
- a CDS encoding IclR family transcriptional regulator — translated: MSTSPSDELRQNGTDVPSNDRSGVQVIARAASVLRALKEHPDGLSLGELAKLLSLPRSTVQRIVDALHAENLVIAASLSRGVRLGPALLPLAAAARFVIVDLARPTLQQIARECGETVDLSLLDGDKVVFVDQVRGVHRLRAESEIGISFPLHSNAPGKAMLACMSEDDLARLKPTLHLTRLTSKTITEWPQLEDALAEIRVTGLSSDLEENGDGVCALAVPLRLPNNELAAISVPVPTQRFAALRPQLETLLLEQCERLQQRLGGARSA